In the genome of Candidatus Eisenbacteria bacterium, the window CCAGCGCGGGATAGAGCCGTGCGTGCAGCTCCTCGACGACGGCCACGTGGAGCGCGGTGGGAATGGCGTCGTTCGACGAATGGCCCCGGTTCACGTGGTCGTTCGGGTGGACCGGCGTCTTCGAGCCGACGACGCCACCGGCGAGCTCGATGGCGCGGTTCGCGATCACCTCGTTCGCGTTCATGTTGGTCTGCGTCCCGGAGCCCGTCTGGAAGACGCCGAGCGGGAAGTGCGCGTCGAGCGTGCCGGCGATCACCTCGTCGGCCGCCCGCACGATCAGCCCGGCGATCTCGGGGGCGAGCTCGCCGAGCTCCGTGTTCGCCTCCGCCGCGCTTCGCTTGACGAGCCCCAGCGCGCGAATCGTCGCGCGACCCCAGACGAAGCGATCCTGCCCGATCGGGAAGTGCTCGAGCGCGCGCTGCGTCTGTGCGCCCCAGTAGCGGCTCGCCTCGACGCGCACCGGCCCCATGGTGTCGGTCTCGACGCGGTACTCGGCCATGACCGGAGTCTAGCACGCGCGGGCCGGACGAGCCCCCGCCGCGATCAGCGCAGCGCGGCCGCCATGCGCGCGAGGCCGGCCGAGATCTCGCGCTCGAGCGTACGCGCGAGGAGACCGCCCACGACGTCGCCGCCCGCGTACCACGGCCACTCGAAGCGGATCCGGTAGTCGAGCCGCGTGCCGGCGCCGTCCGGCTCGATGCGGATCTGCCCCAGGTGATCGCGGAACGGCGCGCCCGCGATGACGCGATAGTCCATCGCGCGCGGGGCCTCCCACGCGACCACCTCCTCGCGCACGGTGAGGCCGCGCGCCGTCACCGCCCGGACCGCCCCGAGGCCGTTGGGTGGCGGCATGCCCTGCCGCTCGACGCGGATGTCGGCGTTCATCCACCGGCCGAAGCCGGCGTGGTCGGTCATGGCCTCGAAGACGCGCTCGGGCGGGGCGTCGAAGCGCTGGTGCATCACGACTTCGGGCATGGCCCGCTTCGACTACGACATCGCGTCGTGGCGCCGCAACTGCGCGCGCTCGCCACCGGCGATCGCGCGCAAGTCCGCGGAGACCGAGTCCAGGAACACGAGGTCCGAGCGCGTCGGTGCCGCGACGGGGCGGCGAGCACGGATCAACGCGACCGCACCGTCGACGTCGCCCGCGTGGCCGCGCGCGACGAGGAGCGCCGCCGCCATCGTCGGCGCGCGGCCACGCCCCGAATCGCAGTGCACCAACACGTCGCCCTCGCACGCGATGAGCTCGCGGACCAGATCGAGGAACACGGCCGTGTCCGGAGGGTAGCCGCCGTCCAGGACCGGGAGGGAGCGATAGCCTGGGAGGTCGCGGATGGCGCGCGGCGCCGAGTACTCCGCCACGAGGTCGACGACGGTCGTCACCGAGGGTGGCAGCGTCGCGCCGTCGATTCGTCCGCCCACCCACAGACCGGGCGCGACCCGCGTCGGCCCGTCCGCGGCCCGCCAGGCACGCATCACCGCGCAGGCGATGCGGAACGCGATCACGTACGGCAAGAGGGCGAGCGCTTGCAGCGACAGCCGCCCGGCGCGCTTGCCGAGCCAGGCGGGCCGGTTGAGCAGGTAGGCGGCGCAGGCGACGGCACACGAGGCCGCCGTCCACGTCCAGAAGACACGCGCGACTCCGCCCGTGACGGCGGCGAGGATGGCCGACACCACGCCAGCGACGCCGATGCCGACGCCGACCTTGACCGGCTTCGTCACGAGGCGATGGCCCGTGTGACGACCAGACCCACGACGCCGGCCGCCACGATGACGAGCGGCTCCGACACGCCCCTCACCCGGGTGAGGACCGCGAGGGTCGCGAGACCGATCAGCGCCGTCGGCACGTCGATGATCGCGCGCCGACCGAGGACGAGCGCCGCCCCCGCGATCGCGCCCGTCGCCGCCGCCGTCACGCCGCCGACGAAGGCCTTGACGCTCGGATGGTCCACCGAGCGACGGAAGTACGTCGCCGGAATCACGACGAAGAGATAGCACGGCAGGAAGACGCCGACCGCCGCCAGCGTCGCGCCGAGGGGCCCCGCAACCAGATACCCGATGAACGCGACCGTGATCACGACGGGACCGGGCGTGATCATCGCGACCGCGACGGCGTCCAGGAACTGTCGCTCGGTGAGCCAGCGGAAGTCGTTCACCACGCCACCGTGCAGGAACGGCACGATGGCGAGCCCGCTGCCGAACACGAACGCGCCGGCCTCGGCGAAGTAGACGAGAATCGTCCACAGCGTGCGCTCGGCCGCCGTGCCGTGGAGCCCGGCGACGAGCCACGGCCACGGAACGAGAACCGCGGCGCTCGCGCGCGCGCCCGGCCAGCCCCGGAAGGCGAGCCCAACGACGCCGGCCAGCAGGAAGACCCACACGATCTCGGATTCGGTCCACGCCGTCACGAGAGCGCTCCCGGTGAAGATCCCCCACATGAGGTGATCGGAGCCGAGGCTCGTGCGGACGAGCTTCCATGCGCTGCGCCCGATGATGGCGATGACGGCGGCGCCGACGCCGTAGAAGGCGCCCTGCATCCAGGCGAGGCCGCCGTAGCGCAGGTAGAGCGCCGAGAGCGCCAGCACCATGACGAACGACGGCAGCACGAACGCCAGCGCGACGAGCGTCGCACCGAACGTGCGCGCCTTGAGCCACCCGAGGTAGATCGCGAGCTGCGCGGCCAGGGGTCCCGGCGCGAGCTGCGCCAGCGCGAGACCCTCCAGATAGTCGCGTTTCGAGAACCAGCGGCGGCGCTCGACCAGGTCGCGCTGCATGTAGCCGACGAGCGCGATCGGCCCCCCGAAGCCAAAGGTTCCGAGGCGCAGGAAGTACTCCACGAGATCGCGAAGACCGTACGCCTCGGTCGCCGGCTCGCCCGCCGCGGCCGGTGTGCCCTGGCCCACGCCCATCGCCCGCGCTCCCTATCCGACTCCGGTCCCGCGTGAAAGATCGTGTCTCACAATGCTTGACGTATGTGTCACATCCGAGTACACGCGACTACGGAGGAGGCGTGAGCCAACCCGAACGCGACCGCTCTCGAGAGGAAGCCCCTGACGCCGTCGATCTCGACCAGCGCAAGGAGCGCGTGCTCCACACCCGCGTCCCCGAGTCGCTCGACCGCCACATCAAGCGGCGGGCGAAGAGCCTCGGCATGTCGGTGTCGACCGTCGTGCGCAACGTCCTGCTGACGACCTTCGGCCTGGTCGAGGACATCGTGAACGACAGCACGGACATCGCGCTCGCGATCACCGGAGCCGAGGCATCTCCGCGCGAGCGGGGTCACGCGCGCGCGGATCGCGCCGAGGTCCTCGGCTGGCAGGAGGCCGTTCTCAACCTCAACGCCATCTGCGCCGAGTGCAACGCGATCCTCCAAAGGGGAACCCGCGCCGCCATCGGTGTACGCGATCGACCGGGGCCGCGGGCGATCCTGTGCCGGTCGTGCCTCGGCAACCTCGAGCGGGATCCCGGCCTCGCGAGCGCGAGATGACGTCGATGACCGACGCTCCGCCGCTCCGACACCTCTCGATCCACGGCCACCCGGTCGCGTTCCGCACGGCGGGCACGGGTCCGGTCGTCGTCCTCGTTCACGGCATGGCCGGAAGCTCGGAGACGTGGAAGCACGTGATCCCTGCCCTCGCGCGGCGGTTCACGATCGTCGCGCCGGATCTGCTGGGTCACGGCCGCTCGGCCAAGCCGCGCACCGAGTACTCGCTCGGCGCCCATGCGAACCTCGTCCGTGATCTGCTCGCCGCCCTCGGGCACGAGCGTGTAACGCTCGTCGGCCAATCGCTCGGGGGTGGTGTCGTGATGCAGCTCGCCTACCAGTATCCCGAACGGTGCGAGCGGCTGGTCCTCGTCTCGAGCGGCGGGCTCGGCCGCGAGGTGAGCCCGCTGCTGCGGGGCCTCAGCCTCCCGGGCGTGGAGCAGGTCTTCCCGCTCTTCTGCTCCCCCGCCCTGCGCGACGCGGGCCGGCGTGTGGCGGCGTGGCTCGGCCGCGCTGCGCTTCGCACTACGCCGACGGCCGAAGAGATCTGGCGTGCGTACGCGTCGCTCGCCGAGGACGACGCGCGGCGCGCGTTCTTCCGCACGCTGCGTGCCGTGATCGATCCGGGCGGTCAGTCGGTGACCGCGAACGACCGGCTCTATCTGGCCGCCCGCGTACCCACGCTGATCGTCTGGGGACGGGAGGACGCCCTCATCCCCGTACACCACGGCATCGCCGCGCACGAGGCCATCCCGGGGAGCCGCCTCGAGATCTTCGACGACGCGGGCCACTTCCCGCACTGCGAGGCCCCGGCACGCTTCGTCGGCACGCTGGTGGACTTCATCGACACCACGCGGCCCGCGCTCACGTCCGAGCACGAATGGCGCCAGCTGCTGCGAGGACCGAGCATCACCCAGGCAGAAGGAGAATCGCCATGAGCGAAGCGCGAGGAATCGCCGCCACCCTCCACGACACGATCGACGAGGTCACCTCGACCGTCGAAGGCATCCACAAGTCCGTCGCGGAGCTCCCGCTCGACGTGCTCGCCGAGATCACGCCGCTGAAGCACACCTTCGAGGAGCTGAAGGTGACGCAGAACAACACGATCGAGGCCGTCTACGGACTGATCCGCAAGGTGAACGACCGCGTACGCCGCCTCACGACCGGCGACGACGAGTAGCTGTCCCCGCGTGGGCGCGCGGAAGGCGATCCTCGTTCCGCGCGCCCGTGGTCGTCAGGGGCAGTGGCAGGTGCCGTCGCACAGACCGGGACAGGCGCCGTCGTCCGTCCCGTCGCACTGCTCGGGGCCTTCGACGACATTGTTGCCACAGACCGCGCACAGACAATCGTTGTCGATGCAGGCGCCGGGGCACGCGGCGTCGTCGACGCCGTCGCACTGCTCGGCGGGCAAGTTCACGAGGCCGTCGCCGCAGTACGGGCACTGGCACTGCAGGGGCTCTCCCGGCGCGGGGCAGGTTCCCTCGAAGCAGTCGCTCGAGGCCTCGCAGTCCTCGACCGGATGCTCGATGACGCCGTTGCCGCAGGTCGTGCACGTGCACTGGAACGAGCAGCCCTCGGTGCACGAGCCGACGTTCGGTCGATCGCAGGCTTCGCCCGGATCGATCGCGCCGTCGCCGCAGTACGGGCAGAGACACGGGAGCCCGTTCGCGCCGCAGAGCCCCGGGCAGGCGGCGTCGTTCGAGACGTCGCAGGTCTCGAACGGCGTCTGGATCACACCGTCACCGCAGGTCGCCGTCCCGCTCGGGCACGTCCCTTCCGACTGGGGGTGGGAGACCCTGAACAGGCGATTGTCGTTGCGGATGATCGACCCGCCGGCCGTGCCGCCGAAGTTCGTGCAGTACGTGCCGCCGCCGCCGAGCGTGACGACGATGCCCGCGTAGGTGCCCGGGTTGGGCGCCGCGATGTCGAGCGGAACGTACTTTCCGGCGAGGGTCGCCGCCAGCTTGAAGGTGCCGGGCGACGTCTTCTGCGCGATGGTGAAGGTCGTCACCGGCGAGACGAACCCGAGGCGCCTTATCTCGCGGTACTTCCACGCGACGGCCGGCACGGTCGGATCGCTCGGCGAGCGGCGCCACCGCTCGCCCGGCGGCAGGGCGATCGTCTGCGTCGTCGACGTCGCGCCGTTGACGATGATCTGCACGGTTGCGCCGTTGGTCATGGGGTCGCCCGTGAGGGTGTCGAGGCTGTCGGCCTCGGTCGACTTGAGGGTGATCTTCCGCGTGATCGGGAACCCCGGCTTCTCGGCGAGCGAGAACTTGTTGCCGAGGATCGTCTGCTGGCCGCTTGCCGGGAGCACCGTCCAGACGAGAACGGCCGTCATGGTCGCGACTCTCGCGATGGCGTGCATGGGGACCTCCTGCCCTTTCGGGCGACCCACGATCGTATGACCGCGCTGTACGGTCCCGCACTCCACCGCGTCAAGGGCAATTTCGCGAGTCCCGCGTTTTCAGCAGCATACGCCGTAGCGGGCCGCTGCAGGTCAATGAAATGAAGGTGACGTCCCGCTTCGAGCCGCGGCGGTGGTTGCCTCACACCACGCCTCCGCTACCCTTTCAGGACCATGACCCCCGAGGTGAGCCGCACGCGGACCCTCGCCGATTCGTTCGAGAGCGCATGGGACGCGCTGGTCCTCGGCGCCGTCCGCGCGATCGTCGATGCCGTCCGCTACCAGCCGCAGCACACGGCCCTGGTCCTGGCGTGCGGAGCGAGCCAGCCCGAGGTCCCCCAGCCGGTCGTGCGCTGGTGGGCCGACGTTCGTGTGAGCCCCACCTTTCTCGAGCTCTCCGGCCTGCCGCACGCGCTCGTGCGGCGCATCGCCGCGGTCGCCGACCACTGGCTCGGCCCGACGGGGTCGGCCGTCGTGCGCTGGCTCTCGGGCGCGACGGCGGCGGCGACCGACCGCGTGACGGCGCACCCCATCGAGCGCTCGCTGCGTGCGCGCGCCCATCCAGGGCTGCTGGTTCCCCACCCGCACGACGCCGCGGTCGTCGCGGTCGACATGCGCGGCTTCTCGAACCTCACGCGCGAGCTCAGCGACACGCAGTACCTGAGCGAGCTCATCGGCGAGTACCTGACCGAGCTGACGCGCGTCATCGAGCGCCACGGCGGGGTCGTGTTCCAGTACACGGGCGACGGGCTCCTCGCCGTCTTCCTGCCGGAGCTCGCGGGTCTCACGCCGGCGGCGCTCCTCGACATGACGGTCCACCAGGTGTGTCCGGCGCTGCACCAGTCGTTCGACGCCCTCTATGAGCGCTGGCAGAGCGACTGGAAGCGCGAGCGTCGCGCCGCCGTCCGCATCGGTCTGGGCGTCGGTCTCAGCTTCGGCGCCGCGACGATCGGCTTCATCGGCCCTGCGGGCAAGAAGCAGATCGGCGTCATTGGCGAGCCGGTGAACGTCGCCGCCTATCTCTGCTCGCAGGCGCGTGCCGGGTCGGCGCTGGTCGATCGCGCCTCGTTCGCGCGCGCGGGCGCCGAGCCGCCGCAGGCGAAGGTGGCCCGCCTGCGATCGAAGAAGCCACACCAGCGGATCGAGACGATCTGTCTGTACTTCCGCGGCGGTCGGCAGCCCACCGCGGTCGAGCGGCTGCGCGAGCGCGTGAGCCTTCACCCCCGTCCGATCTGACGACGGGCGGCCGTCGATCCTTGACGAGCCGGTCGCCGACGTAATAGGCGCGCCGCATGACGATTCGTGTGGCGTGTCTCCTGGCCCTCCTCTGCGTGACCGCTCGGCTGGCACGCGCGGAGGAGTGGAAAGTGAACGACGCGGGCGAGTGCGTGCAGGTCTGGTCGGCGAGCTCGCTCGCCCGCGGACCGCTCGCCATGGTGAACTCCCTGACGCTGCCGCCCCGCCAGCTCATCGGCGGCGGGAAGGCCGGCGCCGAGGACACGTCGGGTGCCAGCGTAGGCGGCTACCTGCGCGTTCCGGCCCTGGCGCTGATCGGCCTCTGCACCGGCACCGTCGAAACGGTGCTGGTCCTGTGCGGGGGGATCGGCGATCTCCTCACCGGGGGCTACTTCACGCTCGTCCCCGCCGACATGGTCACGCCCAGCCTCGAACCGATGACGCCGCGGTTCCTCCAGGCCCCATCGCAGCCGCCGGCGACCGATCCCTGCGGCCGCAAGCGCTGATCAGAGCTCGGTGCGCAGTCGCGTCGTCAACTCGCGCCGCGGTCCGGCCCAGCGCACCTTGGCGAGGTCGACGTGGCCGCGCCGATCGAAGCGCACGCCCTCGCGCTCGAGCAGGTCGCGCTGCACCGACGCGGAGAGCCCGTCGCGGTGTGTGCACCGGCCGGACGCCGCGATCACCCGCTGCCACGGCACCGTGCCGAGGAGGCCGCCGCGTAGCGCGGCCAGCGCGGTGCCGACCGCGCGTGCAGCGCGCGGCTGGCCGAGGATCGCCGCGACCTGCCCGTAGGTCACGACCTTCCCGCGCGGCACGCGACAGACGAGGCGATAGACGAGTCGGCGGAAAGGCGGCGGCCGATGCGAGGTCGCGGCGCCGCGCGCGCGGGATCGGCGGCCGGGTGTTCTCATCGTGCCGCGCCGGGGTTGCACTGCCGCCCATGTGCAGCGCGGGGGACGGCGTTGCAAGGTGCCGTCGTCCGTCGCCCTCGGGGCTGCTACCCCGTGCGCCGCTGCGACGGTTGGCCGAGCTCGACGCTCTCCGGCAGCGTCACCGTGAACATCGTCCCGCCGCTGTGGCGGCTCTCGAGCGTGATCGTCCCGCCGTGCACCTCGGCGGCGCGCTTCGTGATGGCGAGCCCGAGGCCCGTGCCCGGAATCGAGCGCACGTTCCCGCCACGTCCGAACGCCTCGAACACCTTCGCCTGATCCTCGGGCTTGATCCCGATGCCTTCGTCGGCGACGCGGATCTGGACGTCGGCCTCGCCGATCATGATGTCGACGTCGATCTTGCCCCCGTCGGGCGAGTACTTGACGGCGTTGACGACGAGGTTCGACAGGATCTCCCGCGTGAGCGAGGCGTCGAGCTGGGGCAGGCGCGCGGCGCCGCGGATCGTGAGCCCGATCTCGCGCTCGCCGAGGTTCGCCTTGACGTCGCGAACGACCTCCCGTCCCAGTGCCCGCAGATCGACCGGCCCGCGCTCGCACTTGACCTTGCCCGTATCGACGCGGCTGAACGTGAGGGCGTTGTGCAGCAGCTTGGTCATCTCCTGCACGGCCTCCTCGATCTTCGTCAGACGATCCTGCTGCAGCGCCGAGCTCATGCGGCCGCTGTAGAGCTTCAAGGCCTCGGCCGCGGTCTGGATGACCGAGAGCGGCGTGCGGAACTCGTGCGAGGCCTGGCCGATGAAGTGCGCGTTCATCTCGCGGTCCCGCAGCAGCTCGCGCCGGTGCTGCCTGCGCAGCTCGTCGAAGGCGGCGCCGATCCGCTCGACCGTCGCGACGGGATCCGAGGCTTGCTGCGATCCGCTGCCGGTGCGCCGCTCCTCGGGAGACTGCGCCGCCGGCACCGCCGCGCTCGCGCGCGTCGCGAGCGTCGCCAGCGCCTCCTGGGTGCGGGCGACGAAGCGCTGGTGCTCGACGCGCTCGGCACTGCGCTGCCGATCGAGCTCGACCGTTCCAACGAACGAGCAGGTCGAGCCGAGCACGAGCGCGACCAGCCCGGAGAGGGTCGCGGACGGATCGCCGGCGGGCGCGAGCCACGCGAAGCCGGCGATGCCGATCGCCGCGACGATGCTCTGTACGCGCCACCCCCACCCGAAGACGGTCGGCGCGAGCACGAGCAGACCCACCGCCACCGCGGTCGGTATGACGGGCCCCGCGAGCGGAACCGCCCAGCCCGCCGCCGCGACGAGCGCGACCAGGAAGGACGCCGCAGGAGCGTGGCTCGTCGGCGCGCGATCGTCGCCCTTCTGCCCCATTGCGGTTCAGTTCGCGTTCGGGCCCGGGGCGCGACGCGACGCTGCGGCCGCCACACTCGGCAACGGTAGCGACACCGTCACGGTCGTCCCGCCGCCGACGGTGCTCTCGATGGTCATCGCTCCGCCCCAGATGGTCGCGACGCCCTTCACGATGCTGAGCCCGAGCCCCAGCCCCTGCTGCTCGCGGACGCTCCGCTCGAACTGCACGAAGCCACCGATCCCGGCGATCTGATCCGCGGTCATGCCCTGCCCGGCATCGGACACGCGCAGGATGGCGGACGCGCCCTCCGACGCGGTCGAGATGCGGACCTGGGTGTGCGGCGGGGAGAACTTGAGGGCGTTGTCCACCAGCTCGTCGACGATCTTCTCGACGTAGGCGCGATTGACCGAGGTCGACGACTCCCGGAGGTCGAGCACCAGATCGGCGTCGCGGCCGTACGCCGCCGCCTTCGCGCGCGCATGGACGGACACGACCTCGTTCACGCGGGTCGGTGTGCGGATGCCCTGCGTCGCGACGTCGCCGCGCCCATTGCGCAGGAGCTCGAGCTGAATGTAGAGGAGCGCGTTCTCGGACATGCGGTTGAGGCGCTGTCCCGCGCCGAGGATCTGCTGCGCGAGCGACGCGACGTCCTGCTG includes:
- a CDS encoding SRPBCC family protein, yielding MPEVVMHQRFDAPPERVFEAMTDHAGFGRWMNADIRVERQGMPPPNGLGAVRAVTARGLTVREEVVAWEAPRAMDYRVIAGAPFRDHLGQIRIEPDGAGTRLDYRIRFEWPWYAGGDVVGGLLARTLEREISAGLARMAAALR
- a CDS encoding protein-tyrosine phosphatase family protein, which produces MTKPVKVGVGIGVAGVVSAILAAVTGGVARVFWTWTAASCAVACAAYLLNRPAWLGKRAGRLSLQALALLPYVIAFRIACAVMRAWRAADGPTRVAPGLWVGGRIDGATLPPSVTTVVDLVAEYSAPRAIRDLPGYRSLPVLDGGYPPDTAVFLDLVRELIACEGDVLVHCDSGRGRAPTMAAALLVARGHAGDVDGAVALIRARRPVAAPTRSDLVFLDSVSADLRAIAGGERAQLRRHDAMS
- a CDS encoding chromate transporter, translated to MGVGQGTPAAAGEPATEAYGLRDLVEYFLRLGTFGFGGPIALVGYMQRDLVERRRWFSKRDYLEGLALAQLAPGPLAAQLAIYLGWLKARTFGATLVALAFVLPSFVMVLALSALYLRYGGLAWMQGAFYGVGAAVIAIIGRSAWKLVRTSLGSDHLMWGIFTGSALVTAWTESEIVWVFLLAGVVGLAFRGWPGARASAAVLVPWPWLVAGLHGTAAERTLWTILVYFAEAGAFVFGSGLAIVPFLHGGVVNDFRWLTERQFLDAVAVAMITPGPVVITVAFIGYLVAGPLGATLAAVGVFLPCYLFVVIPATYFRRSVDHPSVKAFVGGVTAAATGAIAGAALVLGRRAIIDVPTALIGLATLAVLTRVRGVSEPLVIVAAGVVGLVVTRAIAS
- a CDS encoding alpha/beta fold hydrolase, which translates into the protein MTDAPPLRHLSIHGHPVAFRTAGTGPVVVLVHGMAGSSETWKHVIPALARRFTIVAPDLLGHGRSAKPRTEYSLGAHANLVRDLLAALGHERVTLVGQSLGGGVVMQLAYQYPERCERLVLVSSGGLGREVSPLLRGLSLPGVEQVFPLFCSPALRDAGRRVAAWLGRAALRTTPTAEEIWRAYASLAEDDARRAFFRTLRAVIDPGGQSVTANDRLYLAARVPTLIVWGREDALIPVHHGIAAHEAIPGSRLEIFDDAGHFPHCEAPARFVGTLVDFIDTTRPALTSEHEWRQLLRGPSITQAEGESP
- a CDS encoding adenylate/guanylate cyclase domain-containing protein, producing the protein MTPEVSRTRTLADSFESAWDALVLGAVRAIVDAVRYQPQHTALVLACGASQPEVPQPVVRWWADVRVSPTFLELSGLPHALVRRIAAVADHWLGPTGSAVVRWLSGATAAATDRVTAHPIERSLRARAHPGLLVPHPHDAAVVAVDMRGFSNLTRELSDTQYLSELIGEYLTELTRVIERHGGVVFQYTGDGLLAVFLPELAGLTPAALLDMTVHQVCPALHQSFDALYERWQSDWKRERRAAVRIGLGVGLSFGAATIGFIGPAGKKQIGVIGEPVNVAAYLCSQARAGSALVDRASFARAGAEPPQAKVARLRSKKPHQRIETICLYFRGGRQPTAVERLRERVSLHPRPI
- a CDS encoding MGMT family protein, producing MRTPGRRSRARGAATSHRPPPFRRLVYRLVCRVPRGKVVTYGQVAAILGQPRAARAVGTALAALRGGLLGTVPWQRVIAASGRCTHRDGLSASVQRDLLEREGVRFDRRGHVDLAKVRWAGPRRELTTRLRTEL
- a CDS encoding HAMP domain-containing sensor histidine kinase, yielding MGQKGDDRAPTSHAPAASFLVALVAAAGWAVPLAGPVIPTAVAVGLLVLAPTVFGWGWRVQSIVAAIGIAGFAWLAPAGDPSATLSGLVALVLGSTCSFVGTVELDRQRSAERVEHQRFVARTQEALATLATRASAAVPAAQSPEERRTGSGSQQASDPVATVERIGAAFDELRRQHRRELLRDREMNAHFIGQASHEFRTPLSVIQTAAEALKLYSGRMSSALQQDRLTKIEEAVQEMTKLLHNALTFSRVDTGKVKCERGPVDLRALGREVVRDVKANLGEREIGLTIRGAARLPQLDASLTREILSNLVVNAVKYSPDGGKIDVDIMIGEADVQIRVADEGIGIKPEDQAKVFEAFGRGGNVRSIPGTGLGLAITKRAAEVHGGTITLESRHSGGTMFTVTLPESVELGQPSQRRTG
- a CDS encoding response regulator gives rise to the protein MKRILVIEDNDSLREEISVVLEIEGYAVATAENGRIGLERIKEVRPDLVICDLMMPEMDGFETLKAIRADPEIEALPVIILTAREERQDMRRGMELGADDYIMKPFKIGDLLRGVTAAFEKHARVERQSEAKLEQLREHVAQVLPHELRTPLALIMGYAEMLADSKAAVPQQDVASLAQQILGAGQRLNRMSENALLYIQLELLRNGRGDVATQGIRTPTRVNEVVSVHARAKAAAYGRDADLVLDLRESSTSVNRAYVEKIVDELVDNALKFSPPHTQVRISTASEGASAILRVSDAGQGMTADQIAGIGGFVQFERSVREQQGLGLGLSIVKGVATIWGGAMTIESTVGGGTTVTVSLPLPSVAAAASRRAPGPNAN